From Lathamus discolor isolate bLatDis1 chromosome 15, bLatDis1.hap1, whole genome shotgun sequence, a single genomic window includes:
- the GOLGA2 gene encoding golgin subfamily A member 2 isoform X4 codes for MADGSRQSRLAAAKKKLKEYQQKNNPGATTGTKKKRKTKEDSRSETPPIDDQQPPENIQNILKVLVSDLNRSNGVAIPTLDKRKAYFDSDVATRNAEQLATDVPVLSNSNSLPSCGSVLPAPGSMQLTQVHDTEDHKNALDENRSFSSTESLRQLSEQLNGLVSQSTSYVNGESAVSSTNIKEMEKQQNEEAVNQLEKEKKEFEQKFSKEQAALREQLQVHIQTIGILVSEKSELQTALGHTQQAARQKSGEAESLAARLHSSRQRVSELERTLSSISMQQKQSEKHNKELVKERDNLKLELYKQSKSSEEIKQQNSELSEQVHSLISKNSAMKLDMEDLHKKLEMAELMIQQFSSQAGSLDANQHLQMALEEKASLEAQVAQLSESLQQLQAERDQYVEKLKEEQSIWQQRVQQLSEQVHTMAEEKEKHMAQIRELEANVTELLSKSAVKPMDIEPSSPERPTAAELSLQEEIQRLQQEKEELHGQYQAQVRDNEQLSHLNREQEERLLELEKAVQRYNEESVDRQQILEDMQSDKATISRALSQNRDLKEQLAELQNGFVKLTNENMEITSALQSEQHVKKELAKKLGQLQENLGDLKETLELKTQEAQGLQEQRDLYYSHLQQYAVAYQQLSAEKEELHKQYLLQTQLMDRLQHEEVQGKVTVEMHLKELQQTKENLEAVAKENKELQAQISQLAADLDGRILHRLEGDGVESEAMTEEIPKSSFVIPEKFESHEEMVDFLTSTMSQVEKEREDLRQQLAAQRQQCRGLLQQIAALRQEQQHHVLLGGGSSMDTVPVEVHEALKTAMEKLQFRFTDLMHEKADMKERLEELEHRCIQLSGETDTIGEYIALYQSQRAILKQRHQEKEEYISRLAQDKEEMKVKLLELQDLVMRVVRERNEWYSKYVAAAQNPELLASQAEGVSPVERRIELNATDGEGLRDVNLSDEMEQEAAALHQSGFSPIDSKATQPSQEDSTAKQIMQLLREIQNPQERLSSLLENPCIPFFYRADENDEVKIMVV; via the exons GCATACTTTGACAGTGATGTTGCCACTCGTAATGCTGAACAGCTTGCTACCGATGTCCCTGTGCTATCTAACAGCAACAGCCTACCTAGTTGTGGTTCTgttctgcctgctcctgggagCATGCAGCTGACACAG GTTCATGACACTGAGGATCATAAAAATGCTTTGGATGAGAACAG GTCTTTCTCCTCAACAGAAAGTCTCCGGCAGTTGTCAGAACAACTCAATGGCCTCGTTTCTCAG TCTACATCGTATGTGAATGGTGAAAGTGCTGTTTCTTCCACAAACATTAAGGAAATGGAA AAACAGCAGAACGAAGAAGCAGTGAATCAGCTGGAGAAG gaaaagaaggagTTTGAACAGAAGTTTTCTAAGGAGCAAGCAGCACTGAGGGAACAGCTCCAG gTTCATATCCAGACAATTGGAATTCTGGTTTCTGAGAAGTCTGAGTTGCAGACAGCCCTTGGACATACTCAGCAAGCAGCGCGGCAGAAATCAG GAGAAGCTGAAAGCCTTGCTGCTCGTTTACATTCATCTCGCCAGAGGGTATCGGAGCTGGAACGTACTTTGTCCTCCATCTCTATGCAGCAGAAACAGTCAGAGAAG cataACAAAGAGTTGGTGAAGGAGCGAGACAACCTGAAGCTGGAACTGTACAAACAAAG CAAAAGTAGTgaggaaataaagcagcagaattCAGAGCTGTCAGAGCAAGTTCACTCACTGATTTCCAAGAACTCAGCTATGAAGTTGGATATGGAGGATTTGCATAAGAAACTGGAAATGGCTGAACTGATGATTCAACAG TTCTCAAGTCAGGCAGGGAGTCTGGATGCAAACCAGCACTTGCAGATGGCACTGGAGGAGAAGGCGAGCCTGGAAGCCCAGGTTGCTCAG CTCTCAGAGTcacttcagcagctccaggcagaAAGAGATCAGTATGTAGAGAAACTGAAGGAGGAGCAGAGCATTTGGCAGCAGCGGGTACAGCAGCTCTCTGAGCAG GTTCACACAAtggcagaggagaaggagaagcatATGGCCCAAATTCGGGAGCTGGAAGCCAACGTGACAGAGCTGTTGAGCAAATCAG CAGTTAAGCCCATGGATATTGAACCTTCATCACCAGAAAGGCCCACAGCAGCTGAGCTGAGTCTGCAGGAAGAGATCCAGCGGCTGCAGCAAGAGAAGGAGGAACTGCATGGGCAGTACCAGGCCCAGGTCCGGGACAACGAGCAGCTGAGCCACCTCaacagggagcaggaggagcggctgctggagctggagaaggctGTGCAGCGCTACAACGAGGAGTCTGTGGACAGGCAACAGATCCTGGAGGACATGCAGAGTGACAAGGCCACAATCAGCAGGGCACTGAGCCAGAATCGGGACCTGAAGGAGCAgctggctgagctgcagaatgGGTTTGTCAAACTG ACAAATGAAAACATGGAGATTACCAGTGCCCTACAGTCAGAGCAACATGTAAAGAAAGAGCTGGCCAAGAAGCTtgggcagctgcaggagaaCCTGGGAGACCTCAAAGAGACG CTGGAGCTGAAAACACAGGAGGCTCAGGGTCTGCAGGAGCAGCGGGACCTCTACTACAGCCACTTACAGCAGTACGCTGTGGCCTACCAGCAGCTGTCTGCTGAGAAGGAGGAACTGCACAAACAGTACTTGCTCCAGACACAGCTTATGGATCGGCTACAGCACGAGGAGGTTCAGGGGAAGGTGACAGTGGAAATGCAcctgaaggagctgcagcagaccaAG GAAAATCTGGAAGCTGTAGCTAAGGAaaacaaggagctgcaggcacagaTCAGTCAGCTAGCAGCAGACCTGGATGGCAGGATTTTGCACCGGTTAGAGG GAGATGGAGTTGAAAGTGAAGCAATGACTGAAGAAATCCCCAAATCTTCATTTGTGATCCCAGAGAAGTTTGAAAGCCATGAAGAAATG GTCGATTTCTTGACATCAACCATGTCCCAAGTGGAGAAGGAGCGAGAAGATCTGAGGCAGCAGCTGGCTGCTCAGAGGCAGCAGTGCAGAGGCCTCCTGCAGCAAATAGCAGCTCTcaggcaggagcagcaacaTCACGTCCTGCTGGGTGGAG GTTCCTCTATGGATACCGTTCCAGTGGAGGTTCACGAGGCTTTGAAAACTGCCATGGAGAAACTACAG TTCCGCTTCACAGACCTGATGCATGAGAAGGCTGATATGAAGGAGCGGCTAGAGGAGTTGGAGCATCGCTGCATCCAGCTCTCTGGCGAAACAGACACCATTG GGGAGTACATCGCATTGTACCAGAGTCAAAGGGCTATCCTCAAACAGCGACaccaggagaaggaggagtatATCAGCAGATTGGCTCAGGATAAGGAAGAGATGAAG GTGAAACTACTGGAACTACAGGATTTAGTGATGCGTGTGGTCAGGGAAAGAAATGAATGGTACAGCAAGTATGTAGCAGCTGCTCAAAACCCAGAGCTGTTGGCAAGCCAGGCTGAAGGTGTATCACCAGTGGAGAGGCGCATTGAACTGAACGCTACTGATGGAGAAG GGCTACGAGATGTGAATTTATCAGATGAAATGGAACAAGAAGCTGCGGCTCTGCACCAATCCGGTTTCTCCCCCATTGACAGTAAAGCTACTCAGCCAAGCCAGGAGGACTCCACTGCAAAGCAAATCATGCAGCTTCTCAGAGAAATCCAGAACCCTCAGGAGAGGCTGAGCTCCCTGCTGGAGAACCCCTGCATTCCCTTCTTCTACCGTGCAGATGAGAACGATGAGGTCAAAATCATGGTAGTTTAA
- the GOLGA2 gene encoding golgin subfamily A member 2 isoform X3 yields the protein MADGSRQSRLAAAKKKLKEYQQKNNPGATTGTKKKRKTKEDSRSETPPIDDQQPPENAYFDSDVATRNAEQLATDVPVLSNSNSLPSCGSVLPAPGSMQLTQVHDTEDHKNALDENRSFSSTESLRQLSEQLNGLVSQSTSYVNGESAVSSTNIKEMETRYQELAVALDSSNLTNKQLVTKIEELKQQNEEAVNQLEKEKKEFEQKFSKEQAALREQLQVHIQTIGILVSEKSELQTALGHTQQAARQKSGEAESLAARLHSSRQRVSELERTLSSISMQQKQSEKHNKELVKERDNLKLELYKQSKSSEEIKQQNSELSEQVHSLISKNSAMKLDMEDLHKKLEMAELMIQQFSSQAGSLDANQHLQMALEEKASLEAQVAQLSESLQQLQAERDQYVEKLKEEQSIWQQRVQQLSEQVHTMAEEKEKHMAQIRELEANVTELLSKSAVKPMDIEPSSPERPTAAELSLQEEIQRLQQEKEELHGQYQAQVRDNEQLSHLNREQEERLLELEKAVQRYNEESVDRQQILEDMQSDKATISRALSQNRDLKEQLAELQNGFVKLTNENMEITSALQSEQHVKKELAKKLGQLQENLGDLKETLELKTQEAQGLQEQRDLYYSHLQQYAVAYQQLSAEKEELHKQYLLQTQLMDRLQHEEVQGKVTVEMHLKELQQTKENLEAVAKENKELQAQISQLAADLDGRILHRLEGDGVESEAMTEEIPKSSFVIPEKFESHEEMVDFLTSTMSQVEKEREDLRQQLAAQRQQCRGLLQQIAALRQEQQHHVLLGGGSSMDTVPVEVHEALKTAMEKLQFRFTDLMHEKADMKERLEELEHRCIQLSGETDTIGEYIALYQSQRAILKQRHQEKEEYISRLAQDKEEMKVKLLELQDLVMRVVRERNEWYSKYVAAAQNPELLASQAEGVSPVERRIELNATDGEGLRDVNLSDEMEQEAAALHQSGFSPIDSKATQPSQEDSTAKQIMQLLREIQNPQERLSSLLENPCIPFFYRADENDEVKIMVV from the exons GCATACTTTGACAGTGATGTTGCCACTCGTAATGCTGAACAGCTTGCTACCGATGTCCCTGTGCTATCTAACAGCAACAGCCTACCTAGTTGTGGTTCTgttctgcctgctcctgggagCATGCAGCTGACACAG GTTCATGACACTGAGGATCATAAAAATGCTTTGGATGAGAACAG GTCTTTCTCCTCAACAGAAAGTCTCCGGCAGTTGTCAGAACAACTCAATGGCCTCGTTTCTCAG TCTACATCGTATGTGAATGGTGAAAGTGCTGTTTCTTCCACAAACATTAAGGAAATGGAA ACACGTTACCAGGAGCTGGCAGTAGCCCTGGATTCCAGCAATCTAACTAACAAACAGCTCGTTACAAAGATAGAGGAATTG AAACAGCAGAACGAAGAAGCAGTGAATCAGCTGGAGAAG gaaaagaaggagTTTGAACAGAAGTTTTCTAAGGAGCAAGCAGCACTGAGGGAACAGCTCCAG gTTCATATCCAGACAATTGGAATTCTGGTTTCTGAGAAGTCTGAGTTGCAGACAGCCCTTGGACATACTCAGCAAGCAGCGCGGCAGAAATCAG GAGAAGCTGAAAGCCTTGCTGCTCGTTTACATTCATCTCGCCAGAGGGTATCGGAGCTGGAACGTACTTTGTCCTCCATCTCTATGCAGCAGAAACAGTCAGAGAAG cataACAAAGAGTTGGTGAAGGAGCGAGACAACCTGAAGCTGGAACTGTACAAACAAAG CAAAAGTAGTgaggaaataaagcagcagaattCAGAGCTGTCAGAGCAAGTTCACTCACTGATTTCCAAGAACTCAGCTATGAAGTTGGATATGGAGGATTTGCATAAGAAACTGGAAATGGCTGAACTGATGATTCAACAG TTCTCAAGTCAGGCAGGGAGTCTGGATGCAAACCAGCACTTGCAGATGGCACTGGAGGAGAAGGCGAGCCTGGAAGCCCAGGTTGCTCAG CTCTCAGAGTcacttcagcagctccaggcagaAAGAGATCAGTATGTAGAGAAACTGAAGGAGGAGCAGAGCATTTGGCAGCAGCGGGTACAGCAGCTCTCTGAGCAG GTTCACACAAtggcagaggagaaggagaagcatATGGCCCAAATTCGGGAGCTGGAAGCCAACGTGACAGAGCTGTTGAGCAAATCAG CAGTTAAGCCCATGGATATTGAACCTTCATCACCAGAAAGGCCCACAGCAGCTGAGCTGAGTCTGCAGGAAGAGATCCAGCGGCTGCAGCAAGAGAAGGAGGAACTGCATGGGCAGTACCAGGCCCAGGTCCGGGACAACGAGCAGCTGAGCCACCTCaacagggagcaggaggagcggctgctggagctggagaaggctGTGCAGCGCTACAACGAGGAGTCTGTGGACAGGCAACAGATCCTGGAGGACATGCAGAGTGACAAGGCCACAATCAGCAGGGCACTGAGCCAGAATCGGGACCTGAAGGAGCAgctggctgagctgcagaatgGGTTTGTCAAACTG ACAAATGAAAACATGGAGATTACCAGTGCCCTACAGTCAGAGCAACATGTAAAGAAAGAGCTGGCCAAGAAGCTtgggcagctgcaggagaaCCTGGGAGACCTCAAAGAGACG CTGGAGCTGAAAACACAGGAGGCTCAGGGTCTGCAGGAGCAGCGGGACCTCTACTACAGCCACTTACAGCAGTACGCTGTGGCCTACCAGCAGCTGTCTGCTGAGAAGGAGGAACTGCACAAACAGTACTTGCTCCAGACACAGCTTATGGATCGGCTACAGCACGAGGAGGTTCAGGGGAAGGTGACAGTGGAAATGCAcctgaaggagctgcagcagaccaAG GAAAATCTGGAAGCTGTAGCTAAGGAaaacaaggagctgcaggcacagaTCAGTCAGCTAGCAGCAGACCTGGATGGCAGGATTTTGCACCGGTTAGAGG GAGATGGAGTTGAAAGTGAAGCAATGACTGAAGAAATCCCCAAATCTTCATTTGTGATCCCAGAGAAGTTTGAAAGCCATGAAGAAATG GTCGATTTCTTGACATCAACCATGTCCCAAGTGGAGAAGGAGCGAGAAGATCTGAGGCAGCAGCTGGCTGCTCAGAGGCAGCAGTGCAGAGGCCTCCTGCAGCAAATAGCAGCTCTcaggcaggagcagcaacaTCACGTCCTGCTGGGTGGAG GTTCCTCTATGGATACCGTTCCAGTGGAGGTTCACGAGGCTTTGAAAACTGCCATGGAGAAACTACAG TTCCGCTTCACAGACCTGATGCATGAGAAGGCTGATATGAAGGAGCGGCTAGAGGAGTTGGAGCATCGCTGCATCCAGCTCTCTGGCGAAACAGACACCATTG GGGAGTACATCGCATTGTACCAGAGTCAAAGGGCTATCCTCAAACAGCGACaccaggagaaggaggagtatATCAGCAGATTGGCTCAGGATAAGGAAGAGATGAAG GTGAAACTACTGGAACTACAGGATTTAGTGATGCGTGTGGTCAGGGAAAGAAATGAATGGTACAGCAAGTATGTAGCAGCTGCTCAAAACCCAGAGCTGTTGGCAAGCCAGGCTGAAGGTGTATCACCAGTGGAGAGGCGCATTGAACTGAACGCTACTGATGGAGAAG GGCTACGAGATGTGAATTTATCAGATGAAATGGAACAAGAAGCTGCGGCTCTGCACCAATCCGGTTTCTCCCCCATTGACAGTAAAGCTACTCAGCCAAGCCAGGAGGACTCCACTGCAAAGCAAATCATGCAGCTTCTCAGAGAAATCCAGAACCCTCAGGAGAGGCTGAGCTCCCTGCTGGAGAACCCCTGCATTCCCTTCTTCTACCGTGCAGATGAGAACGATGAGGTCAAAATCATGGTAGTTTAA